A genomic segment from Neodiprion lecontei isolate iyNeoLeco1 chromosome 1, iyNeoLeco1.1, whole genome shotgun sequence encodes:
- the LOC107218529 gene encoding osteoclast-stimulating factor 1 — protein sequence MATKVSSPVKPPFPPKPAPKPGKVKVVRALYKYTALRPDELSFEEDEVLYVYDQDTDPNWWKAKCNNREGLIPANYVEEQTQEVELPLHEAARRGNISFLRECLKGGVSGTGLDSAGNVPLYWASRAGHIDCVKELLSLPNPAVDAQNKMGDTPLHAAANHGHLEVVEMLLEAGADASLKNSDNLIPEELASNAAVINTIQMSYREYSANHCYDDNDYEDESD from the exons ATGGCCACCAAAGTGAGTTCGCCTGTTAAACCACCTTTTCCACCTAAACCTGCTCCAAAACCGG GCAAGGTGAAAGTCGTCAGAGCACTGTACAAATATACTGCGCTACGT CCAGATGAGCTGTCATTTGAAGAAGATGAGGTACTCTATGTCTACGACCAAGACACGGATCCAAATTGGTGGAAGGCCAAGTGTAATAATCGCGAAGGGCTAATACCAGCCAATTATG TTGAAGAACAAACACAAGAAGTCGAGTTACCACTCCATGAAGCTGCAAGACGTGGCAATATATCATTCTTAAGAGAATGCTTGAAAGGTGGAGTCTCAGGTACTGGCTTAGACTCTGCCGGAAATGTTCCATTATATTGGGCCTCTAGAGCAGGCCATATCGATTGTGTTAAAGAGCTCTTGAGTCTGCCTAATCCTGCAGTCGATGCACAG AATAAAATGGGAGATACACCATTACATGCAGCAGCAAACCATGGACATTTAGAAGTTGTAGAGATGTTGCTGGAAGCTGGAGCTGATGCTAGTCTTAAGAACAGTGATAATTTAATACCAGAAGAACTGGCTAGCAACGCAGCAGTTATAAATACTATACAAATGAGTTACAGGGAATATTCTGCTAATCATTGTTACGATGATAATGACTATGAAGATGAGAGTGATTAA
- the LOC107218735 gene encoding gamma-tubulin complex component 4, translated as MLHEVLLSLWGCTTNVVQIIDTDFLETEKLLHPGEQALIKKILGIAEECNAVRNFINAHTSVIGAPNDATGNLKWGLYLQALCDGMEQAIQPFREDVIELEKIVLNDAYTPLTFILSRIQKYLCLFSVLNSIISEIRTQKVHGCKVLQYLHQHMHTGVPEVRQALEKMMYCCHVVFYKQLSSWLLYGILEDVHNEFFIQRASKPQDSLVLAKSKDSSGIADEKSSKNLCADMWDYEIKIHVLPSYIRPSLALKILTIGQTIIMFGNDPRQKKDLSIFTKAENSIWGAKEYEHFHELQNLKNKRTFDIIEFERTVDELKQCVTEHLWRVAVEEAQLMHQIKLIKDFFLLGRGELFLEFIRLAGHILNKKPTSHTTRDINLSFQIAARKMLLHDESTTESFDFLVPVPEIENEVGEDPEDGEFSRREREDPIDTRGWGLIQLQYKVVWPLHLLFSPMALCDYNTLFRFLLRVKKTQINLQNLWSEHMRTKNVDIGVMQLRNNLMFVINNLQYYLQVDVLESQYTIMENTMKNTRNFEEIQKGHSVFLANIMSQTFLFQGSSDKVNPVNKLIKILLRLCDDFILQAPMWELGNLLVTEKEELKALADTLNSLMDWLTKTLNKVRAQPAGTHLAQLLLRLDFNRWFSGKS; from the exons ATGCTGCACGAAGTTTTATTGTCTCTTTGGGGTTGCACGACTAATGTCGTACAAATTATAGACACTGAT TTTTTAGAAACCGAAAAGCTTCTACACCCTGGAGAGCAAgctttgattaaaaaaattctaggcATTGCGGAGGAATGTAATGCagtgagaaattttataaatgcCCATACGTCTGTTATTGGTGCTCCGAATGACGCAACTG GAAATTTGAAATGGGGCCTTTATCTGCAGGCCTTATGTGACGGTATGGAACAAGCAATACAGCCGTTTCGCGAAGATGTTAtcgaattggaaaaaatcgtGCTGAATGACGCGTACACGCCATTGACCTTCATACTATCACGAATACAAAAATATCTCTGTTTATTCTCAGTTCTGAATTCCATAATAAGTGAG ATTCGAACCCAAAAAGTTCATGGCTGTAAAGTATTACAATACTTGCATCAACACATGCACACTGGGGTACCTGAAGTGCGGCAGGCTTTAGAAAA GATGATGTATTGCTGTCATGTCGTGTTTTATAAACAACTATCCAGTTGGCTCTTATACGGAATTCTGGAAGATGTTCataacgaattttttattcaaagagCATCTAAACCACAGGATAGTTTGGTTCTAGCTAAGAGTAAAGACAGTTCTGGTATAGCAGatgaaaaatcatcaaaaaatttatgtgcagACATGTGGgattacgaaataaaaatccatGTACTGCCATCTTATATAAGGCCATCATTAGCGCTTAAAATATTGACCATTGGTCAAACTATTATCATGTTTGGAAATGATCCCAGACAAAAGAAAG ATCTGAGTATATTCACAAAGGCTGAAAACTCAATATGGGGTGCAAAAGAGTACGAGCATTTTCACGagttacaaaatttgaaaaataaaagaacttttgatataattgaatttgaaagaaCTGTTGATGAACTCAAACAGTGTGTCACTGAACACTTATGGAGAGTTGCGGTTGAAGAAGCACAGCTTATGCATCAAATTAAACTGATAaaagacttttttttactcggTCGTGGTGAATTGTTCCTTGAATTTATTAGATTAGCAGGTcacatattaaataaaaaaccgACTAGTCATACCACCAGGgatataaatttatcattccAAATAGCTGCACGGAAAATGCTCCTACATGATGAGAGCACAACGGAAAGTTTTGACTTTCTTGTTCCTGTCCcagagattgaaaatgaagttGGTGAAGATCCAGAAGATGGTGAATTTTCAAGAAGAGAACGCGAAGACCCCATTG ACACAAGAGGATGGGGACTGATTCAGCTTCAGTACAAAGTAGTCTGGCCATTACATTTGTTGTTCAGTCCAATGGCGTTGTGCGATTACAAtacattatttcgatttttgttgagagtaaaaaaaacacaaattaatttacaaaatctatGGTCCGAACATATGCGAACAAAAAATGT TGATATTGGAGTGATGCAGTTGAGAAACAACTTGATGTTTGTTATCAACAACTTACAGTATTATTTACAAGTAGATGTACTAGAAAGTCAGTACACAATTATGGAAAATACTATGAAAAATACGCGCAACTTTGAGGAGATTCAAAAAGGACATTCTGTATTTCTAGCCAACATTATGTCACAAACTTTTCTGTTCCAAGGTTCCAGTGATAAAGTCAACCCA GTCAAcaagttgataaaaatattgttacgGCTGTGCGACGATTTCATACTGCAAGCACCCATGTGGGAATTGGGTAATTTACTAGTAACTGAAAAAGAAGAACTCAAAGCATTAGCCGACACTTTAAATAGTCTTATGGATTGGCTAACAAAAACTTTGAACAAAGTACGGGCGCAACCAGCAGGGACACATTTGGCACAGCTATTACTGCGACTTGATTTCAATAGATGGTTCAGTGGAAAATCTTGA